A single window of Phaenicophaeus curvirostris isolate KB17595 chromosome 7, BPBGC_Pcur_1.0, whole genome shotgun sequence DNA harbors:
- the IHH gene encoding indian hedgehog protein: protein MKPARLLLLLSGCALLLAPAVRGCGPGRVVGSRRRPPRKLIPLAYKQFSPNVPEKTLGASGRYEGKIARNSERFKELTPNYNPDIIFKDEENTGADRLMTQRCKDRLNSLAISVMNQWPGVKLRVTEGWDEDGHHSEESLHYEGRAVDITTSDRDRNKYGMLARLAVEAGFDWVYYESKAHIHCSVKSEHSAAAKTGGCFPGRALATLENGARTPLWALRPGQRVLAMDGAGRPTYSDFLAFLDKEPRALTSFHVIETREPPRRLTLTPTHLLFVAENSSAPATQFHPTFASLVRPGQFVLVAMGESGLQPAEVVRVRDRRDVGAYAPLTRHGTLVVDGVVASCFALVQEQHLAQLAFWPFRLYHSLVGWSGVQGDGVHWYSGLLYRLGRLLLPPDSFHPLGVPWAES, encoded by the exons ATGAAGCCGgcgcggctgctgctgctgctgagcggGTGCGCGCTGCTGCTGGCGCCCGCCGTGCGCGGGTGCGGGCCGGGCAGGGTGGTtggcagccgccgccgcccgccccgcaaGCTCATCCCGCTCGCCTACAAGCAGTTCAGCCCCAACGTCCCCGAGAAGACGCTGGGGGCCAGCGGCCGCTACGAGGGCAAGATCGCTCGCAACTCGGAGCGCTTCAAGGAGCTCACGCCCAACTACAACCCCGACATCATCTTCAAGGACGAGGAGAACACCGGCGCCGACCGGCTCATGACCCAG CGCTGCAAGGACCGCTTGAATTCCCTGGCCATCTCTGTCATGAACCAGTGGCCAGGGGTGAAGCTGCGGGTGACAGAGGGCTGGGATGAGGACGGGCACCACTCGGAAGAGTCTCTGCATTATGAGGGCCGAGCCGTGGACATCACAACCTCGGACCGGGACCGCAACAAGTACGGCATGCTGGCTCGCCTGGCCGTGGAGGCTGGCTTCGACTGGGTCTACTACGAGTCTAAGGCACACATCCACTGCTCCGTCAAGTCAG AGCACTCGGCGGCTGCGAAGACAGggggctgcttccctgggcgGGCACTGGCAACGCTGGAGAATGGTGCCCGGACACCACTGTGGGCGCTGCGCCCAGGCCAGCGGGTGCTAGCGATGGATGGGGCTGGCAGGCCCACCTACAGTGACTTCTTGGCTTTCCTGGACAAGGAGCCCCGTGCCCTCACCTCCTTCCACGTCATCGAGACACGGGAGCCGCCCCGGCGCCTGACTCTGACACCCACCCACCTGCTCTTCGTGGCTGAGAACAGCTCAGCACCcgccacccagttccaccccaccTTCGCCAGCCTTGTGCGCCCCGGACAGTTTGTGCTGGTGGCGATGGGGGAAAGCGGCTTGCAGCCTGCCGAGGTGGTGAGGGTGCGGGACCGGAGGGACGTGGGAGCCTACGCGCCGCTGACACGCCATGGGACACTGGTGGTGGATGGTGTGGTGGCCTCGTGCTTTGCCCTGGTGCAGGAGCAACATCTGGCGCAGCTGGCCTTCTGGCCATTCCGGCTCTATCACAGCCTGGTGGGGTGgtcaggggtgcagggggatggCGTGCACTGGTACTCGGGGCTGCTCTACCGCCTAGGTAGGCTGCTCCTGCCCCCTGACAGCTTCCACCCTCTGGGGGTACCCTGGGCAGAGAGCTGA
- the LOC138722771 gene encoding LOW QUALITY PROTEIN: motor neuron and pancreas homeobox 1-like (The sequence of the model RefSeq protein was modified relative to this genomic sequence to represent the inferred CDS: inserted 1 base in 1 codon), whose translation MPAGAGAGPGLPGXGCALAAERRGAGRGSARAMLKPMEKSQNFRIEALLAEEPARGASPPGLSPGSPAESPGAAGRSDTPSPRAPPAAATLAPAGFVPKPGLLHLPGPGLGALPALYPPAVYPLPALGGPHPAFAYTGLPPLPPPAAEHMKAAVAGSFPLEHWIRAGMLVPRLSDFHAAPQSGLMGKCRRPRTAFTSQQLLELENQFKLNKYLSRPKRFEVATSLMLTETQVKIWFQNRRMKWKRSRKAKEQGAQVEPEKQRGLSKGCEKLLSGEPRGQPVESPEFLGHGPGSGYLHPSTAELGYGPDSSCSGGEEDEEEEEDEMGAVERKIGSVL comes from the exons ATGCCCGCCGGTGCCGGGGCTGGCCCGGGGCTGCCCG CGGGCTGCGCCCTGGCGGCGGAGAGGCGGGGGGCCGGGAGGGGCTCCGCACGGGCCATGCTCAAGCCCATGGAGAAGTCCCAAAACTTCCGCATCGAGGCGCTCCTGGCGGAGGAGCCGGCGCGGGGAGCCTCCCCGCCGGGGCTGAGCCCCGGGAGCCCCGCGGAGAGCCCCGGGGCCGCCGGGCGCTCCGACACCCCCTCTCCGCGGGCGCCCCCGGCCGCCGCCACCCTCGCCCCGGCCGGCTTCGTCCCCAAACCCGGGCTGCTGCACCTGCCCGGCCCCGGGCTGGGCGCGCTGCCGGCCCTCTACCCGCCCGCCGTGTACCCGCTGCCGGCGCTGGGGGGGCCGCACCCCGCTTTCGCCTACACCGGCCTCCCCCCGctgccgccgcccgccgccgagCACATGAAGGCGGCCGTGGCCGGCTCCTTCCCGCTGGAGCACTGGATCCGAGCCGGGATGCTGGTGCCGAGGCTCTCCGACTTCCACG ctgccccacagTCTGGCTTGATGGGAAAGTGCCGTCGGCCCCGCACAGCCTTCaccagccagcagctcctggagctggagaaCCAGTTCAAGCTCAACAAATACCTGTCCAGACCCAAACGCTTCGAGGTGGCCACGTCACTGATGCTCACCGAGACACAG GTGAAGATCTGGTTTCAGAACCGCCGCATGAAGTGGAAGCGGAGCCGCAAAGCCAAGGAGCAAGGGGCTCAGGTGGAGCCCGAGAAGCAACGAGGGCTCAGCAAAGGCTGCGAGAAGCTGCTGTCCGGCGAGCCGCGGGGACAACCTGTCGAGAGCCCCGAGTTCTTGGGGCACGGCCCCGGCTCGGGCTACCTGCACCCCAGCACCGCCGAGCTGGGGTACGGCCCGGACTCCTCCTGCTCGGGAGGcgaggaggatgaggaagaggaggaggacgagaTGGGTGCCGTAGAGAGGAAGATCGGCTCTGTGTTGTGA